A window from Streptomyces sp. NBC_00271 encodes these proteins:
- a CDS encoding 4'-phosphopantetheinyl transferase family protein, with protein sequence MIEELLPESVVTVETRGDDQDWGAPLYPGEQELVERSVEKRRREFAAVRSCARRAMEKLGVPAQAVLRGEHGAPVWPAGLIGSMTHCEGYCAASLVRATDLASLGIDAEPHEELPDDVIVSVALPTENDRLRELARQDASVHWDRLLFSAKESVYKAWYPLTGKWLDFFEADIELFADEGPARSGGLRAELLVPGPLVNGRRIQSFEGRWTVRRGLLATAVTVPRTGADA encoded by the coding sequence GTGATCGAGGAGCTGCTTCCGGAATCGGTCGTGACCGTGGAGACACGCGGTGACGACCAGGACTGGGGCGCGCCGCTGTACCCCGGGGAGCAGGAGCTCGTGGAGCGGTCCGTGGAGAAGCGGCGCCGTGAGTTCGCCGCCGTGCGTTCCTGTGCCCGCCGGGCCATGGAGAAGCTCGGTGTGCCCGCGCAGGCGGTCCTGCGCGGCGAGCACGGGGCGCCCGTCTGGCCCGCCGGACTGATCGGCAGCATGACGCACTGCGAGGGCTACTGTGCCGCGTCCCTCGTCCGCGCCACCGATCTGGCCTCGCTGGGCATCGACGCCGAGCCCCACGAGGAACTCCCCGACGACGTCATCGTCTCCGTGGCCCTGCCCACGGAGAACGACCGGCTGCGCGAACTGGCGCGGCAGGACGCCTCCGTGCACTGGGACCGGCTGCTGTTCAGCGCCAAGGAGTCCGTCTACAAGGCGTGGTACCCCCTCACCGGAAAGTGGCTGGACTTCTTCGAGGCGGACATCGAACTCTTCGCGGACGAGGGCCCCGCGCGCTCCGGCGGCCTGCGCGCCGAACTCCTCGTGCCGGGACCGCTGGTGAACGGGCGACGCATACAGTCCTTCGAAGGACGCTGGACCGTGCGCCGGGGCCTGCTGGCCACGGCCGTCACCGTCCCGCGCACCGGGGCCGACGCCTAG
- a CDS encoding alpha/beta fold hydrolase: MVDVPPRRPRRNPRLRSVGDAELRLQHRVVHGYRRAYRVAGEGPALVLIHGIGDSSATWADLIPDLARSHTVIAPDLLGHGSSDKPRADYSVAAYANGVRDLLTTLDVESATLVGHSLGGGVAMQFAYQFPERTERLILVSAGGVGGEVNPVLRAVSLPGAHLMLSALRLPGMRLQVGLFLSLMRLLDTDLGQDAPELLNLVDALPDATSRSAFIRTLRAVVDWRGQAVTMLDRCYLTEGMPTMLLWGDRDSVVPVRHAYGAHQAMPGSRLEIFEGAGHFPFHSDPARFLDLVEEFTSTTSPADWSREHWRELLRAGRPGTTAGRPDTAHNRAVERDLREASERSAT, translated from the coding sequence GTGGTCGACGTACCGCCTCGGCGTCCGCGGCGCAACCCGCGGCTGCGCTCCGTGGGCGACGCGGAGCTGCGTCTGCAGCACCGCGTCGTGCACGGCTACCGTCGTGCCTACCGCGTGGCCGGTGAGGGCCCCGCGCTCGTCCTGATCCACGGCATCGGCGACTCCTCGGCGACCTGGGCGGACCTGATCCCCGACCTCGCACGCTCCCACACGGTGATCGCGCCCGACCTGCTCGGCCACGGCTCCTCCGACAAGCCGCGCGCCGACTACTCGGTGGCCGCGTACGCCAACGGGGTCCGCGATCTGCTCACCACGCTCGACGTCGAGTCCGCCACCCTGGTCGGGCACTCGCTCGGCGGCGGTGTCGCCATGCAGTTCGCCTACCAGTTCCCGGAGCGCACCGAACGGCTGATCCTGGTCAGCGCGGGCGGCGTAGGCGGCGAGGTCAACCCCGTACTGCGGGCCGTCTCGCTGCCGGGCGCCCACCTCATGCTCTCCGCGCTGCGGCTGCCCGGCATGCGGCTCCAAGTCGGCCTGTTCCTGAGTCTGATGAGGCTCCTGGACACCGATCTGGGCCAGGACGCGCCGGAGTTGCTCAACCTCGTCGACGCGCTGCCCGACGCGACCTCCCGCAGCGCGTTCATCCGCACCCTGCGGGCGGTCGTCGACTGGCGCGGGCAGGCGGTGACCATGCTCGACCGCTGCTATCTGACCGAGGGCATGCCCACGATGCTGCTCTGGGGCGACCGGGACAGCGTGGTGCCGGTGCGACACGCGTACGGCGCGCACCAGGCCATGCCGGGCAGCCGGCTGGAGATCTTCGAGGGCGCGGGCCACTTCCCCTTCCACAGCGACCCGGCCCGTTTCCTCGACCTTGTCGAGGAGTTCACCAGCACCACCAGCCCGGCCGACTGGAGCCGCGAGCACTGGCGCGAGCTGCTGCGCGCGGGCCGCCCCGGCACCACGGCCGGCCGGCCCGACACCGCCCACAACCGGGCGGTGGAGCGCGATCTGCGCGAGGCGAGCGAACGCAGCGCGACCTGA
- a CDS encoding NAD(P)/FAD-dependent oxidoreductase — MSNPASAAAGDRGTAPRRAVVIGAGTAGLLAAAALDPYAEVTVVERDVLPDGPAPRKGLPQARHAHLLLSGGARAMEELLPGVTAAWLAAGARRIPMPTGFVSLTAQGWLRRWPEMEFMISCSRDLLDSVLRDQVAAKDRVTVVDGTELLGLEGDASRVTGVRVQMRDGGQRVLPADLVVDASGRGSRSTLWLDALGVAPAPLDEVDSGLTYASRIFRAPAGTEDYPVVGVQPDPAQPVPGRSATIVPVEGGRWLVTLSGTREGQPTDSVEEFEPFARGLRHPVVGELIAHAQPLTEVAVSRSTINRRRFFEKVKGWPEGFVALGDAVATYNPVYGHGMTVAAQGALALRGRLAEHGIAAPGLARRVQRAVALPVTIAWELATGTDIRYPGAIGEQPGLARKLLGRYVDRLLRTAAGRPLAARAFLAAITLSAPLSTLVAPKVAVAVLRGPRRAPLTAPPFTAEEREAVLSVPEPSGTPAGG, encoded by the coding sequence ATGAGCAATCCCGCTAGCGCGGCAGCAGGCGACAGAGGTACGGCCCCCCGTCGGGCCGTCGTCATCGGCGCGGGGACGGCCGGTCTGCTGGCCGCCGCCGCCCTGGACCCGTACGCCGAGGTCACCGTCGTCGAGCGCGACGTCCTGCCGGACGGGCCCGCGCCGCGCAAGGGCCTCCCGCAGGCCCGGCACGCCCATCTGCTGTTGTCCGGCGGCGCCCGCGCGATGGAGGAGCTGCTGCCGGGGGTGACCGCCGCCTGGCTCGCCGCGGGCGCCCGCCGGATCCCGATGCCCACCGGATTCGTCTCGCTGACGGCGCAGGGCTGGCTGCGGCGCTGGCCCGAGATGGAGTTCATGATCTCGTGCAGCCGTGATCTGCTCGACTCGGTACTGCGCGACCAGGTCGCCGCGAAGGACCGGGTGACCGTCGTGGACGGTACGGAGCTGCTCGGTCTGGAGGGCGACGCCTCCCGGGTGACGGGCGTGCGCGTACAGATGCGCGACGGCGGCCAACGGGTGCTGCCGGCCGACCTGGTGGTGGACGCCTCGGGGCGCGGCTCGCGCTCCACCCTCTGGCTCGACGCGCTGGGTGTCGCACCGGCGCCGCTGGACGAGGTCGACTCCGGACTCACCTACGCCAGCCGGATCTTCCGGGCACCGGCGGGCACCGAGGACTACCCCGTGGTCGGTGTACAGCCCGACCCGGCGCAGCCCGTGCCGGGCCGCTCCGCGACGATCGTGCCCGTCGAGGGCGGACGCTGGCTGGTGACGCTGTCGGGCACCCGGGAGGGGCAGCCGACGGACTCCGTCGAGGAGTTCGAGCCGTTCGCGCGCGGCCTGCGCCACCCGGTGGTGGGCGAGCTGATCGCGCACGCGCAGCCGCTGACGGAGGTCGCCGTCAGCCGCAGCACGATCAACCGGCGGCGCTTCTTCGAGAAGGTCAAGGGCTGGCCGGAGGGGTTCGTCGCGCTCGGCGACGCCGTCGCCACGTACAACCCGGTCTACGGGCACGGCATGACGGTGGCCGCGCAGGGCGCGCTGGCGCTGCGCGGCCGGCTCGCCGAGCACGGGATCGCGGCGCCGGGGCTCGCGCGGCGGGTGCAACGGGCAGTGGCCCTTCCGGTGACGATCGCCTGGGAGCTGGCCACGGGCACGGACATCCGCTACCCGGGCGCGATCGGCGAGCAGCCCGGGCTCGCGCGGAAGTTGCTGGGGCGCTATGTCGACCGGCTCCTGCGCACGGCGGCGGGACGCCCCCTGGCGGCCCGGGCGTTCCTGGCCGCGATCACCCTCTCCGCTCCCCTGTCCACGCTGGTCGCACCGAAGGTCGCCGTCGCCGTACTGCGGGGCCCGCGGCGCGCTCCCCTGACCGCCCCGCCCTTCACGGCCGAGGAGCGGGAAGCGGTGCTGAGCGTCCCGGAGCCGTCGGGAACGCCGGCAGGGGGCTGA
- a CDS encoding MAB_1171c family putative transporter — MDGSSYYVPAVAMGAALAVKAPTLIRGWRDPLLRSVGVLLALACLVFLFAAPPTIAEVNDLTGIPNVSAPLVYCLLSVFSASCLVLIIHWRGGPPEVTRRLSRRWITGYGVVSVALVVLYLLGDCPEERLRDLDTYYANTPFIREMIVLYLVALTVAGVAMNVMCWRWALQVDGWLRAGLLTIAVGFLFNVPYSATKFIAVVARWNGANLDGLSTDVAPVLASVGAQVSAVGFLLPLACQRIGDSWTTWSTYRRLGPLWRELRTVSAHADHAVRISWWSSAELQVTQRESDIHDGMLSLYPYFDSAVRSLAYDAAVTAGSEPAQAQAEADAAMVTAAVRARAADPEGRVISAAEAATTPAASAEGPRDLVRMSMALRQSPVVAAVRGRAATRSESDFHEQSR; from the coding sequence ATGGACGGATCCAGCTACTACGTGCCGGCCGTCGCCATGGGCGCCGCCCTCGCCGTCAAGGCGCCCACCCTGATCCGCGGCTGGCGCGACCCGCTGCTGCGGTCGGTGGGCGTCCTGCTGGCGCTGGCCTGTCTGGTGTTCCTCTTCGCGGCCCCGCCGACCATCGCCGAGGTCAACGACCTCACCGGCATCCCCAACGTCTCGGCGCCCCTGGTCTACTGCCTGCTGAGCGTCTTCAGCGCGTCCTGTCTGGTGCTGATCATCCACTGGCGCGGCGGCCCGCCCGAGGTCACCCGCCGGCTCTCCCGCCGCTGGATCACCGGGTACGGCGTCGTCAGCGTGGCGCTGGTCGTGCTCTACCTGCTCGGAGACTGCCCCGAGGAGCGCCTGCGGGACCTCGACACCTACTACGCGAACACCCCGTTCATCCGCGAGATGATCGTCCTCTACCTCGTGGCGCTGACCGTCGCGGGCGTCGCGATGAACGTCATGTGCTGGCGCTGGGCCCTTCAGGTGGACGGCTGGCTGCGTGCCGGGCTGCTGACGATCGCGGTCGGCTTCCTCTTCAACGTCCCCTACTCGGCGACCAAGTTCATCGCCGTTGTGGCCCGCTGGAACGGCGCGAACCTGGACGGTCTGAGCACCGACGTGGCCCCCGTACTGGCCTCCGTCGGAGCCCAGGTCAGCGCGGTCGGCTTCCTGCTCCCGCTGGCCTGTCAGCGCATCGGGGACAGCTGGACCACGTGGTCGACGTACCGCCGGCTCGGGCCGCTGTGGCGCGAGCTGAGGACGGTCTCGGCGCACGCGGACCACGCGGTGCGGATCTCCTGGTGGTCCTCCGCCGAACTCCAGGTCACCCAGCGGGAGTCCGACATCCACGACGGCATGCTCAGCCTGTACCCCTACTTCGACTCCGCGGTACGCTCCCTCGCCTACGACGCGGCCGTGACGGCGGGCTCCGAGCCCGCCCAGGCTCAGGCCGAGGCCGACGCGGCGATGGTGACGGCGGCGGTGCGGGCCAGGGCGGCCGACCCGGAGGGCAGGGTCATCAGCGCGGCGGAGGCCGCCACCACCCCCGCCGCTTCCGCCGAGGGTCCACGCGACCTCGTACGGATGTCGATGGCCCTGCGTCAGTCACCCGTCGTCGCGGCCGTCCGAGGACGGGCCGCGACCAGGTCAGAGAGCGACTTCCATGAGCAATCCCGCTAG
- a CDS encoding helix-turn-helix domain-containing protein, translating to MTDGFEVPGAMATVLLPAVVARVTALADRLDVQHSEVFDVQRLSAESGVPQPVVRALLGGRPAGEPDLQARFLQRLDLLRRTRLKPNGRKYTQQEIADGAGMSRQQAGALINGDRRPTMEHCDAIQRFFRVHAGFLTAEDSEALVGALQRSEQELLQQLADREREAAAAADDPLERLLQDHGVRGIAWRAAQLPTDQHRDKVAEWLDMLLESVKRPES from the coding sequence GTGACGGATGGCTTCGAAGTTCCGGGCGCCATGGCGACGGTTCTGCTGCCGGCCGTCGTGGCCCGGGTCACCGCACTCGCCGACCGGCTCGATGTGCAGCACTCCGAGGTTTTCGACGTCCAGCGCCTGTCGGCCGAGTCCGGCGTCCCTCAACCCGTGGTGCGGGCCCTGCTGGGCGGTCGCCCCGCCGGGGAACCCGATCTCCAGGCCCGCTTCCTCCAGCGCCTGGACCTGTTGCGCCGCACCCGGCTCAAGCCCAATGGGCGCAAGTACACCCAACAGGAGATCGCCGACGGCGCCGGAATGTCGCGTCAACAGGCGGGCGCCCTCATCAACGGCGACCGGCGCCCCACCATGGAGCACTGCGACGCCATCCAGCGCTTCTTCCGGGTACACGCGGGGTTCCTGACGGCCGAGGACTCCGAGGCACTCGTGGGCGCCCTGCAGCGCTCGGAGCAGGAGCTGCTGCAACAGCTCGCCGACCGCGAGCGCGAGGCGGCCGCGGCCGCCGACGACCCGCTGGAGCGGCTGCTCCAGGACCACGGGGTCCGCGGAATCGCCTGGCGGGCCGCGCAGTTGCCCACCGACCAGCACCGCGACAAGGTCGCCGAATGGCTGGACATGCTCTTGGAGAGCGTCAAGCGGCCCGAGTCGTGA
- a CDS encoding MmyB family transcriptional regulator yields MAYQAGWQRSQPRPVPESLEAQAYLQDYAALLEAVAFPSVVFDHCWDVVLSNAAFETLFGGVGPHPTAMPGDNFLRFVLFHPDAATVLGEHESSWCLPMLAHFAAAVERHGQDRGLQSIRRDIAQDPIMEAAYRQGLPHWIRAVGPDAVEHDGAVRPLVHPDPRWGRTDCRIVGETPKTLQDMGYTRMTLILREARPMAAGPRRTRNGAAELRVV; encoded by the coding sequence ATGGCGTACCAGGCAGGATGGCAGCGGTCCCAGCCGCGACCTGTTCCCGAGAGTCTCGAGGCTCAGGCGTATCTCCAGGACTACGCCGCTCTCCTGGAGGCCGTCGCGTTCCCGTCCGTCGTCTTCGACCACTGCTGGGACGTCGTGTTGTCCAACGCCGCGTTCGAGACACTTTTCGGCGGCGTCGGCCCCCATCCGACCGCCATGCCGGGTGACAACTTCCTCCGGTTCGTCCTGTTTCACCCGGACGCGGCCACGGTCCTCGGCGAGCACGAGTCGAGCTGGTGCCTGCCGATGCTGGCCCACTTCGCCGCGGCGGTGGAGCGCCACGGTCAGGACCGCGGACTCCAGTCGATCCGCCGGGACATCGCCCAGGACCCGATCATGGAGGCCGCCTACCGGCAGGGTCTGCCGCACTGGATCCGCGCCGTCGGCCCGGACGCCGTCGAGCACGACGGCGCCGTACGGCCGCTGGTGCACCCCGATCCCCGCTGGGGTCGTACGGACTGCCGGATCGTCGGCGAGACCCCCAAGACCCTTCAGGACATGGGATATACGCGGATGACCCTGATCCTGCGCGAGGCGCGGCCCATGGCGGCCGGACCGCGCAGGACACGCAACGGCGCGGCGGAGCTGCGCGTGGTGTGA
- a CDS encoding NAD(P)/FAD-dependent oxidoreductase produces MSERLTCDLVVVGAGMVGAACALYAARAGLDVALVDRGPVAGGTTGAGEGNLLVSDKEPGPELDLALLSGRLWADLGEELGEAFEYEAKGGVVVAATPEGLTALETFAAGQRAAGVEAVPVAADQLHTLEPHLAPGLPGAVHYPQDTQVMPALAAAHLVRASGARLLTGRTVTEVLRTADGAVRGVRTDRGDLHAPVVVNAAGTWGAEVAALAGVFLPVLPRRGFVLVTEPLPRRVRHKVYAADYVADVASDSAALGTSPVVEGTAAGPILIGASRERVGFDRSFSLPAVRALATGATRLFPFLADVRALRTYLGFRPYMPDHLPAIGPDPRVPGLFHACGHEGAGIGLATGTGRLIAQVVAGGTPDLDLTPFRPDRFPKEAG; encoded by the coding sequence GTGAGTGAGCGGCTGACCTGTGATCTCGTGGTCGTCGGAGCCGGAATGGTCGGCGCGGCCTGCGCGCTGTACGCGGCCCGGGCGGGCCTCGACGTCGCTCTGGTGGACCGCGGCCCGGTGGCCGGCGGGACCACCGGCGCGGGTGAGGGCAATCTGCTCGTCTCCGACAAGGAACCCGGGCCCGAACTCGACCTCGCCCTGCTGTCGGGGCGTCTGTGGGCCGACCTCGGGGAGGAGTTGGGCGAGGCCTTCGAGTACGAGGCCAAAGGGGGCGTCGTCGTGGCCGCCACGCCCGAGGGGCTCACCGCGCTGGAGACCTTCGCGGCGGGACAACGAGCCGCCGGGGTCGAGGCGGTACCGGTCGCCGCCGACCAACTCCACACCCTGGAACCCCACTTGGCACCCGGCCTCCCGGGCGCCGTGCACTACCCCCAGGACACCCAGGTGATGCCGGCACTCGCCGCGGCGCACCTGGTGCGCGCCTCGGGGGCACGGCTGCTGACGGGGCGGACCGTGACCGAGGTGCTGCGCACGGCGGACGGGGCGGTACGCGGCGTGCGGACCGACCGTGGTGACCTCCACGCCCCGGTGGTCGTCAACGCGGCCGGCACCTGGGGCGCCGAAGTGGCCGCCCTCGCGGGCGTCTTCCTGCCCGTTCTGCCCCGACGCGGCTTCGTGCTGGTGACCGAACCACTGCCGCGCCGAGTGCGGCACAAGGTGTACGCCGCGGACTACGTCGCCGACGTGGCCAGCGACTCGGCCGCGCTGGGGACCTCACCCGTCGTGGAGGGCACCGCGGCGGGGCCGATCCTGATCGGCGCGAGTCGTGAACGGGTCGGCTTCGACCGGTCGTTCTCGCTGCCGGCCGTACGGGCGCTGGCGACCGGGGCGACCCGGCTGTTCCCGTTCCTCGCCGACGTACGGGCCCTGCGGACGTATCTGGGCTTCCGGCCGTACATGCCCGACCACCTGCCCGCGATCGGCCCCGATCCACGGGTGCCTGGACTCTTCCACGCCTGCGGGCACGAGGGCGCGGGCATCGGCCTCGCCACCGGCACCGGGCGGCTGATCGCGCAGGTCGTCGCGGGCGGGACGCCCGACCTGGACCTCACGCCGTTCCGGCCCGACCGCTTCCCGAAGGAGGCCGGGTGA
- a CDS encoding (2Fe-2S)-binding protein, translated as MNPLELVGAEPGPAFTVTLDGREITALPGQTVAAALWAAGVTSWRATRGTGRPRGVFCGIGVCFDCLVTVNDRPNQRACLVPVRAGDTIRTQEGTGHGN; from the coding sequence GTGAATCCCCTGGAGCTGGTCGGGGCCGAGCCGGGCCCCGCGTTCACCGTCACCCTGGACGGCCGCGAGATCACGGCCCTGCCCGGGCAGACCGTCGCCGCCGCACTGTGGGCCGCGGGCGTCACCTCCTGGCGCGCCACCCGCGGCACGGGCCGCCCGCGCGGCGTCTTCTGCGGCATCGGCGTCTGCTTCGACTGCCTGGTGACCGTCAACGACCGCCCCAACCAGCGGGCCTGCCTGGTGCCGGTCCGAGCGGGCGACACGATCCGTACGCAGGAGGGGACGGGCCATGGCAACTGA
- a CDS encoding FAD/NAD(P)-dependent oxidoreductase: MATERPHLAVIGAGPAGLAASLAAAAHGVRVTLIDSAAGAGGQFYRRPPAGLGARHPEALHHGWRTWRRLGDALAARVEAGTIRHLADHHVWCVEPVERVEPVELVVHALLGPLQEEPVTVRADAVLLATGGYEKVLPFPGWTLPGVVTAGGAQAMLKGGLVVPGQRAVVAGTGPLLLPVATGLAAAGVEVAALVESADPKAFLRRPLALAAQPGKVAEGVRYGAQLLRHHVKLLPRHTVVAAHGEQRLDAVTVAALDTHGRVGPGTERRIACDTLAVGHGMLAHIDLAESLGCRIDGLNVAVDEEQRTDVPGVWAAGETTGIGGAALSLAEGHIAGRSAAARLTGTRPDPHTWARAARSRRRAREFFAALDTVYAPPAHWTEQVTDDTVVCRCEEVTAGAVRNAVDELGAGDVRTVKLLTRAGMGWCQGRMCEPAVAGLTGCEQTPARRLLARPVPLGVLARAGDPEND; the protein is encoded by the coding sequence ATGGCAACTGAGCGACCGCACCTCGCGGTGATCGGCGCGGGACCGGCCGGGCTTGCCGCGTCCCTGGCCGCCGCGGCCCACGGGGTCCGGGTCACGCTGATCGACTCGGCGGCCGGAGCGGGCGGCCAGTTCTACCGCAGGCCCCCGGCGGGACTCGGGGCCCGGCACCCGGAGGCGCTGCACCACGGGTGGCGGACCTGGCGGCGCCTCGGGGACGCACTGGCCGCGCGGGTCGAGGCGGGCACGATCAGACATCTGGCGGACCATCACGTGTGGTGCGTCGAACCCGTGGAACGTGTCGAACCCGTGGAACTTGTCGTGCACGCGCTGCTCGGCCCCCTCCAGGAGGAGCCCGTCACCGTCCGCGCCGACGCCGTGCTTCTCGCCACCGGTGGGTACGAGAAGGTGTTGCCGTTCCCGGGCTGGACCCTCCCCGGGGTCGTCACCGCCGGTGGTGCGCAGGCCATGCTGAAGGGCGGGCTCGTCGTCCCCGGGCAGCGGGCGGTCGTGGCGGGGACCGGGCCCCTGCTGCTGCCCGTGGCGACCGGGCTCGCCGCGGCGGGGGTCGAGGTCGCCGCCCTCGTCGAGTCCGCCGACCCGAAGGCGTTCCTGCGGCGGCCCCTGGCACTGGCCGCACAGCCAGGGAAGGTCGCCGAGGGAGTGCGCTACGGCGCCCAACTCCTGCGACACCACGTCAAGTTGCTCCCACGGCACACCGTCGTCGCGGCACACGGCGAGCAGCGGCTCGACGCCGTGACCGTCGCCGCGCTCGACACCCACGGACGGGTCGGGCCCGGCACCGAACGGCGCATCGCGTGCGACACGCTCGCCGTCGGTCACGGCATGCTGGCGCACATCGACCTCGCCGAGTCGCTCGGCTGCCGTATCGACGGCCTGAACGTCGCCGTGGACGAGGAACAGCGCACCGACGTGCCCGGCGTATGGGCCGCGGGCGAGACCACCGGCATCGGTGGCGCGGCACTGTCGCTCGCCGAGGGGCACATCGCGGGACGCTCGGCCGCGGCCCGGCTGACGGGGACGCGGCCCGACCCGCACACGTGGGCGCGCGCCGCCAGGTCCCGCAGGAGAGCGAGGGAGTTCTTCGCCGCGCTCGACACCGTCTACGCGCCGCCCGCGCACTGGACGGAGCAGGTCACCGACGACACCGTCGTGTGCCGCTGCGAGGAGGTCACCGCCGGTGCGGTCAGGAACGCCGTCGACGAGCTCGGCGCGGGCGACGTCAGGACCGTGAAGCTGCTCACCCGCGCGGGGATGGGCTGGTGCCAGGGCCGGATGTGCGAGCCCGCCGTCGCCGGACTCACCGGATGTGAACAGACGCCCGCGCGGCGGTTGTTGGCACGCCCGGTACCGCTCGGGGTGCTGGCGAGGGCCGGGGATCCCGAGAACGACTGA
- a CDS encoding dihydrodipicolinate synthase family protein gives MTATENRPWRGVLVATALPLNEDLSVDYDRYAQHCAWLVENGCDGVVPNGSLGEYQVLTPEEREKVVETAVSAIGGARVMPGVAAYGSAEARRWAEQARDAGCRSVMLLPPNAYRADERSVLAHYEEVAEAGVPIVAYNNPIDTKVDLVPELLAKLHAEGYIHGVKEFSGDVRRAYRISELAPELDLLIGADDVLLELAVAGAKGWVAGYPNALPAASVELYHAAVEGDLDTARKLYRQLHPLLRWDSQVEFVQAIKLSMDIVGRHGGRVRPPRVPLLPEQEATVRAATEKALAAGLA, from the coding sequence ATGACCGCCACCGAGAACCGTCCCTGGCGCGGCGTCCTCGTCGCCACCGCGCTCCCGCTGAACGAGGACCTCTCCGTCGACTACGACCGCTACGCGCAGCACTGCGCCTGGCTCGTCGAGAACGGCTGCGACGGGGTCGTACCGAACGGCTCGCTCGGCGAGTACCAGGTGCTCACGCCCGAGGAGCGCGAGAAGGTCGTCGAGACGGCGGTGTCGGCGATCGGCGGCGCCCGTGTAATGCCCGGCGTCGCCGCCTACGGCTCAGCCGAGGCCCGCCGCTGGGCCGAGCAGGCCCGCGACGCCGGCTGCCGGTCCGTGATGCTGCTGCCGCCGAACGCCTACCGCGCCGACGAACGTTCCGTCCTCGCCCACTACGAGGAGGTCGCCGAGGCGGGCGTCCCGATCGTCGCGTACAACAACCCCATCGACACCAAGGTCGACCTGGTGCCCGAACTGCTCGCGAAGCTGCACGCGGAGGGGTACATCCACGGCGTCAAGGAGTTCTCCGGCGATGTCCGCCGCGCCTACCGGATCTCCGAACTCGCCCCTGAACTCGACCTGTTGATCGGCGCCGACGACGTCCTGCTGGAGCTGGCCGTCGCGGGCGCCAAGGGCTGGGTGGCCGGCTACCCGAACGCGCTGCCCGCCGCGAGCGTCGAGCTGTACCACGCCGCCGTCGAGGGCGACCTCGATACGGCACGGAAGCTCTACCGCCAGTTGCACCCGCTGCTGCGCTGGGACTCCCAGGTCGAGTTCGTCCAGGCCATCAAGCTGTCCATGGACATCGTGGGCCGGCACGGCGGACGGGTGCGTCCACCGCGCGTCCCGCTGCTGCCCGAGCAGGAGGCCACGGTCCGCGCCGCCACCGAGAAGGCCCTCGCCGCCGGTCTCGCCTGA
- a CDS encoding proline racemase family protein gives MRSKLVLHAVDSHTEGMPTRVITGGIGTIPGATMNERRLYFREHRDDIKQLLMNEPRGHSAMSGAILQPPTRPDCDYGVLYIEVSGYLPMCGHGTIGVATVLVETGMVEVVEPVTTIRLDTPAGLVVAEVAVEDGAARAVTLKNVPSFSAGLDRKATLPDGRTVTYDLAYGGNFYAILPLEQFGLPFDRSRKEEILAAGLSLMAAVNAEDEPVHPEDPSIRGCHHVHLYAPGATARHSRHAMAIHPGWFDRSPCGTGTSARMAQLHARGELPLHTEFVNESFIGTRFTGRLLGTTEVAGIPAVLPSFTGRAWITGTAQYLLDPTDPFPAGFVL, from the coding sequence ATGCGCAGCAAACTCGTCCTGCACGCCGTCGACTCGCACACCGAGGGCATGCCCACCCGGGTGATCACCGGCGGCATCGGGACCATCCCCGGCGCGACCATGAACGAACGGCGGCTGTACTTCCGCGAGCACCGCGACGACATCAAGCAGCTTCTGATGAACGAGCCGCGCGGCCACTCCGCGATGAGCGGCGCCATCCTCCAGCCGCCCACCCGCCCGGACTGCGACTACGGCGTCCTCTACATCGAGGTGTCGGGCTACCTCCCGATGTGCGGGCACGGCACCATCGGCGTGGCGACCGTCCTGGTGGAGACGGGCATGGTGGAGGTCGTCGAGCCGGTCACCACGATCCGGCTCGACACCCCGGCGGGCCTCGTCGTCGCCGAGGTCGCGGTCGAGGACGGCGCCGCCCGCGCGGTCACGCTCAAGAACGTGCCGTCCTTCTCGGCGGGCCTCGACCGCAAGGCCACCCTGCCCGACGGCCGGACGGTGACGTACGACCTCGCGTACGGCGGCAACTTCTACGCCATTCTGCCGCTGGAGCAGTTCGGCCTGCCCTTCGACCGGTCGCGAAAGGAGGAGATCCTCGCCGCCGGACTGTCGCTGATGGCGGCCGTCAACGCCGAGGACGAGCCGGTCCACCCCGAGGACCCGTCCATCCGCGGCTGCCACCACGTCCACCTGTACGCGCCCGGCGCCACCGCCCGTCACTCGCGCCACGCCATGGCGATCCACCCCGGCTGGTTCGACCGCTCGCCCTGCGGTACGGGCACCAGCGCGCGCATGGCGCAACTGCACGCCCGCGGTGAACTCCCCCTGCACACGGAGTTCGTGAACGAGTCCTTCATCGGGACGCGGTTCACGGGACGACTGCTCGGCACGACCGAGGTCGCCGGAATCCCGGCGGTGCTGCCCAGCTTCACCGGCCGCGCCTGGATCACCGGCACCGCCCAGTACCTCCTGGACCCGACCGACCCCTTCCCGGCGGGTTTCGTGCTTTAG